The DNA segment CCAAACAGATATGCATCTAAAAAACTGATCAAGCTTACCTTTTGTCTTGATTGCAGTTTGATTTTAAACTCCAATCCGGTCActttattatttgattttttattttattaatgcaCTACATTGAATATATAAATCCGACTGTCCCCAAGGAGTCTGAATTTGGCCATGCTATTCGAGGGCTGGTTTATTGCTGGAAGGAATATAGATATTGGATGTTTATGATaggaataaatatatattttcatgtaaCGTATCTGTAAAGCAACATTAGTCGTAATCTATGTTAGATCCCATGTGTAGACCTTTGTTACCAATTGGGTGTTTTTACTTAATTAGCCTAGATAACTACATACTTCCAATAGATtagtttcaaatgttttagtcATGCTCAACCTCCCAACTATTCAATGTTCTCGTTCTAAGCATTATACTCCGGTTGATGACTggtatttataagaaaaaactgGCATTAAACTTATTCTAATAAACACATGACTCGCAAATTTGGATTCAACTCagtaataataaaacatagagACTCGCTAATTTGGAATCAACTTAAGCCCGTCGAAGATTCATTGATAATAAAACATAGAGAGACATACGTAGATAGGAAGAAGATAAAAGGAAAAAACCCAAAGTTTAGATTGAAAACATAGATAGtagaagttttttttaaaaagcataTAAAAGACTGGAGACGGGCCGGTAGGTGATCATTCTGCGAGTTACTCACGGCTACGCTTGCGTTTCTTCAGAGTGTCTGCATTCTCAGGAGGGGCCGCTGAAGAACACTTCTCACCGTGCTTGACTTCCAAAACAGACGGACCCGAGGACGAAGCGCTTAATCCTACGTCACCAGAACCGCTTGGAATAATGCCCTCACTGTGTGCCTGAGTTACATGAACGTGCTGTTTTAAAAACGGATACAATTAGTCAATCAACTGACATGTAGAATTAGAATACCTTCAGCTGAGTCGCAATGGTGCTATCTTCATCAGTGATGGTGGAGACTGTGAATGTACGGTAGTTGGGAGTGAAGTTGAAAGGTGTGACACGGATCTGGAACACAAATTCCTTCCCTTCTAGCTCCTCAAGACAGCTGGGCAGATACTCCTCTCCACCGTCTGAAACCTGCATCAAATTGAGAACAACGCTTCAATGGTTGAggaatataacatatataaccTAGCATGATATAAATGTAAATGTTTATGTGAGTaaagaagacaacaaaagttgcGCTGTCATTGCCATCATCAACAGCAAGCTCAACACGGAACCTTTGTTTGAACGATGGAATTATCAGTCAGTAACTACATGGGTATATTCTAGAAAAtgctaaaaattaaataaactcaCCTGACCACACCAGTCACGTCTGAAGATACACATCTGGTACAGTTCAGCGAAGTTCCAAGTCTCTCCTATTTTTTGTGGCAGCCAGTGCATGAAACAAAAGACCACCCATTTTCCGGGATGACACAAACAATACGGGCCTTGCAGAGGAAATCAGCTTCTTGGGTCTGCCAAATCGTAGTACTTTAGGAAATGGAAACTTCTAAACTAACTAAACTATATTGGTGTAGAAAAAGTCAGACAAGAACCTGCTCATTGGAATTGGAGATGAAGCTGTTAAGATCCTTAATCGAGACAAGCTCCTTCTTTTTGATTCCTTCGAGGGTGTCAACGCAGGAATACACTTGAGCTGATGTAGCTCCAACTCTGCATACAATATGCTCGCACAATTAAAACACAGGAAAATCATGTTATTGCATCAGTAGTATCTTGTTACCTGCTGACAAACTCTGCTATTTCAGGGAGGGTAGTGTCGAAGTAGAACCTAGTTCCTTGTGTGGAGTTTAAATACAGGTTACCTGATTATCAAAAATCACTTGTTAGCTAAAATTGCATGAAGGTAAACTCCCAACTGAATAAGAAAGCGCATGGTCCTTACCTCCAAACAGCTTAGGATTGACCGAGGTCAACAGCATCACGGACTGGGATTTGTCTCCATCTCTCAAGCGGCCCCTAAAGGCTGATGCAGCCTCATCCCACAAAGAAACGTTTACGGTCACAGTCCTGTGGTGCAAACAACACGAATATGTTATTGGGGATCATATACTTCCATACAAACATGCTACACAACTTGAGACCActacaaaaaatttgaaacaacTCACGGTTCGATAAGTAAGCGGACCACCATTCGGGTAGTAGCTGTGTCGTTTTGGAGATCAGACCCCTGAACGGAACGTATTTCACCAACAACATCTGCAAGAGGAAAACTTTTTATAACATACTACAACGATGgcaatatatatatgcaatgAGAAAGAGACGAAACCTGGAAGCTCAAGATTAGTGTTAGCAAGCACTTGAAGATGATCAATACACCGGACCAGGAACTTGTCGGACCTGATCACAGGAGCGTTAGCCAAGACTTCAACAATACGCGTTGACGGTATGAAGCGGATCACGAACTGATGTTCGGTGATCTTGTACATGTGAGGGATTCGAGCAACTTCAAAACCATCCAATCTCACAATCGAACCGGCTTTCAAACACGACCGGAACTGGCTGGCTCGGTTAGCGGGGATGAAACCATGAATCACCGAGTCCTGTAAGCAGAGATAATAATTTACTCAGTCAACACTTTAAAAGACGAAGAGACGTGTTCATAtgttaaaaacaaataagattagcaatattttaaatttctaaaaaataagTTTCAGACAATCAACACCTGTTCATCGAGGAGGAGAATAGTTATTCCCATAAACTCCCCATTCTTGTGGATGTTCCGAGAATCCCATAACCGGATGAGGCGAGCAACAATGGTCTGAGCGGATCTACCAAGGCGGAGAGTGTCGAACGTAGAGTAGGGCCCCCGGGCCGGCGAGGTTAGGGATGGCGGTGTTACGGGCGGCGGCGTTAGCAACGGGAGCACCTGACGAAGCCATTTCCGAGAAGAAGTTACGAAACGAAAATGAAGAGAAATAGATGAGATGAGATGAGATGAAAGTCGTAGAGAGTAAAGATACCTCACCGCAGACGATCTTGATATATAGGAACGGAAAGAATACATTACAGGAAGAGGAATCGCGACAACATAAAAGATCGGTTCATAATTGATGGAGTAATAACAAAAGGGAAAGAGGAAGAGCCCTCGATTGAAAGATCTAGAGGAAGACAGCAACCCTAGCGACTCCCGACGAACACACCCAGCACCTCAGGAATTTCCTCAAAGCCCAGCAAGCCCACAGTTCAACCAACGAAGCCCACtcgagagagaaaaaaaaattaaaggtgGGGCCCACACAGGTGATGACGTGGTGGCACAGGAGTGCCTCAACTGGCtcattataatatagatttgtAAAAATATCTTCTTTCCGCTTCTCTTCCTTATGCGGCGATGTGACTATCTATCTTCTTCACCGTCCATGAAACGGATCGCGTTATGGTTTTTACGTGATTAATCCCATCAATTGAAGCGTCCAATACAAGTTCTTCAATGCGTTGTTTGCGTCGGCTAGATCTGTGAGGTCGGTATAAATAGGTAAGTACTTCTCTTCTGGAAATCACAATATCTTCCTCACGCTTCTACTCATATATCTTATATAAAGATACCTTTATCTCGCATGCTCTGTTTCTTTTTAAACATCTAAGTGCTTTCTTCCGTGTACCCAACAAAGGGGTTTGGTTTTATCTTGAAGGATCGGAACATTGCTCTTTGGGAAGAGTATTTCATCTTTGCGACAGGTTTGATTCCATAAGTAATTCACTTTATCTGGTATTACTAATTTGTACAATAAGATTTTCTATTATATACCAATCTTAAACTTTTAACCCACAGAATTCCATATAAATTGTGAGCAAGAATCTAAAACATTAATGGATTTTAATATGATTCCTATAAtgataactttttgaaattgaAGTATAAAAGGTGAAGTTTTTGAAGTTCAATTGTGGATATGTTTAAATGTTCTCTTggagtatgtatatatatatatatatatatatataatcctaTACCAAATGTTTATGTTCTGAAACAGATAATTAAATCTGTATTGGTTTTGGTGTAGGGAGCTGGTGGACCAGAAGAGGAAGATAATTGATGGCCGCCATAGCTGAAACCTCTACTTAAAGAGCAGTTCTTTGTTCGCTGCAAGTTTCATGCAGACTCTCACAAGGGTGATTGGAATATGTAATACTTAGATTGCACCAACAGCGAGCTTTGCTCTCTTTGTCTTGCCCATCACAAAGATCACCTAAACATCCAATCCAACTGCGTTTTATCTATAAtcttaattagattttttggtTGGCTGTGCTCTTTGGTTTAGGTTTTGAATTTCTATTGATTGGTTTTGGCAGATAGGTAGATCTTCTTACCATGATGTTATATGTGTGAATGAGTTACAAAAGTGTGTGCATATTTCCAGTATCCAAATTTATGTGATCAATAGTGCTAAAGTTGTGTTCTACATACAACAAGAGGCCTCATCTTTAGGCAAGGGAAAGGTGTAACcaataattttttgatttttaaaatcttcgagggactttttttttttattcttttctttactaattAACTAGAAATAGTCTATATACAACGAATAACAACGTCGAAGAAAAGAAAGTAATGGTGGTTGGAAACGTAAATTCggagaaaaacaaaatcacGACAGCTGGTAGACACGAGATATGATTGTAGTCAAtggataacaacaacaacaactgtGATTACCGGAGAGAAGAAAcctaaaaaaccaaaaaaaaaaaaaatgaagctgACCTTAGCAGCGGTAATTGACGAGGACAACTAAAACAACAACGGCTGTGTTTTTGACGTCGACACATGCATTTGCAGGCCTCCTCTCGAGGAAAATGAGGTGGTTGTGATCAGGTCAGGTGAAGCAAGTtctaatgttatatatattttaccaaaaaaaatatgttatattaactAAGCGTTTAGGCATGGAAATGTCTTTTTCATTAATTGGGATTTAGTATGATTATTGTATTACTCTTTTCTTCGTCAGcccaaaattaattaaacaaaatagAGAATCTTATTTGGAActtgtcaaaataaaaaaataaattcatgtcaaaataaagatttttgtattacagttttttttttctcatcatGGACCTCACAAGAATAGTAAGAAAATGTGAGAGGAAACCATACGAGGAGATAGATAAACTGATACCACACTAAACAACAACAGGACAACTAACGTTTTTTCATTGTTGTtcacaaaaaataaagaaaaattcatCAATGATGCTATATCAAATTAGAATGTGATATTAATACAAAACATTAAAAGGTTTTTTACTGAAAattgaaatatgaaaataatgtttttagatCATAATGTTAGACCgaatatatattctaaattcCCTAGACCATTAAACAGATGCATTAATCCTGATTCATATTTTCAAATAGATAATAATTGTAAAACTAAATAGTAATTAATggtaaaatttaaataaatagtaaatATCTATTGAAATATCTCGGTTATCTTTTACACTGAGTTTTAATCTAGAATAATATTTGTACTATAGTTAGATTGTAAgatattgttttgtctatattaaataataatacattAACCTTACTAAGCATAATATTCCTGTGAAATAAATTAAGAAGataaaatttaactaatattTAGTATCATCAAGTTAATGTTTTTGGACAACATAAACAACTTTTGTAAACAAGCAAAATATATCttatcatatataatattttctcatctaaaactttttttgatcaaacatctaaaattttctaaaatacaaaaattattatcatacACATCTTTTACAaatgtaaatctaaaacacaaaccacaaaatcttatataataaactagatcacaagtaaagtatatcccgcccgtagggtgGGCGGATAGTCTAATTATATAAAGTAGAGTTCACTCTCTCGTGTTGATGCCACGTCATCAATTGGGTAAAGGAGAGAGTGACACCTGTCCTTTTTTAAAGCTTTCGATGGTTTCAGATGGGCTCGAATGCGAAAGAGATTTGTACTTGGGCTTGATATGCTAGAAGGTTGGCCTGTTAGGTATCGTCTTCGTGACTGATGGTTGCGTCTATGACGATTCCTCTGGAGTCGTTTCGTTCTGGATTCATCTCCTAACATACGTTACCAGTTCCATTGAATGAGTCTTATCTCTCTTCCAAGCTCCACCTATAAAACAGTCAAGCCCTATCCCTTGAGAATCATTCGCAGGATTCCAAAAGTTTCTGTATTCCGCTCTAATTCGAGAGTTTCTTTGAGATTTTAAGTTTCCGGTGTTGTTGTTCGGAATTGTTATGTTGATGGATCTTACCGGAGCATTCAGATCTTGATCCGGTGGGGTTAGGCTGTTCCCAGAAGCAACATGGCTTGAATCGCTTCATCTCGGCGGTGGCGACGATGAGTTTCTACAACTAACAAAGCTAACTCCCAAGAATGCCGGTGGTTTCAAGTCGTCGATTAAGCTTCCGCCTGCACAAGCGGTGGATATATCAGTGATTCGTCGTCATCGTTTTCTCAAGAAGCGGCCGACGGTTTAGATGTTGGTGAGTGCTATGCGAGGGTTTTGGAtgggttttgtttttggtttttattggaTGGCTTTTGTTAGATACGCATAGCGTGCATAATCTTAGTAATTCATAGTTCTTCTTCTTATGTTTCTTATATCACAGTGACTGGTGAGTGTCTGTGGAAGGATTTCACCATTTTTAAAGGCTTCAGAGAAAGTTTCAGTCGCTTCACATTAAACTAACTTTCTCAAAAACAATTAATTTCGAATAAGCTTTGTTTAGGAGTTCACCTCTGTTTCCAAACAGGCGTGTTTCTGCTTTCTATCTATCTGTCCCTATTTCAACGTGTCGCCAGTGGATGATCAGTCTCAAAGATAATAGAATTGTTATATACCCGCACGACAGGTATGCTGAAACCAGAGGCTGTAAGAAAGACGAGATCGAGAAATGGTCCAAGAGGCTGAGAAGTACAAGTCTGAGGATGAGGAGCACAAGAAGAAGGTCAAAGCCAAGAATGCTCTTGAGAACTATGCTTACAACATGAGAAACACCCTCCGTGATGACAAGATAGGTGAGAAGCTTCCTGCTGCAGACAAGAAGAAGATTGAGGATTGGGTTGAGGAAGCAACCCAAGGGCTTTGTGGTAACCAGTTGGCTGAAGCAGACGAGTTTGAAGACAAGATGAAAGAGCTGGAGAGTGTGTGCAACCCGATCATAGCAAAGATGTATCAAGGAACTGGTGGTGAAGCAGGTGGTCCTACTGATGATGAAGCTCCTCCTGCTGCTGGTCCCAAGATTGAAGAAGTCGACTAAGCTGGTTCTTTTGGAATTGTTTTCCCTTAATGGCTGGAACGTCTCAATACTAATGttgtttagttttgtgttttgcttttttttttatagttacgTACTCTTATCATATGTGGAATTTGTTGCGAATTGAGTTGGGAGTTTCGAAGTTCAATCgcataaatttttgtttaattggtctctctctgtttttgtgGCTCCAATGGCTTAATCTCTTCGAGTGTCATCTCCGTTCTTTCTCTTCAATCTTTTGAAGTCGAGCTTCATATTGTATCACATTTCATATATGGAgcctctaaatattttttttccttgaaCTTTTAAGCCACCAAATAGTTGGTTTATTATGCATATGGATTTCTCCGATGTCTTGACAATAGTGTTTGTAATAACTTACAAACAGACGCCGAACCAAATAGTTCTATCAACTTCCATCACTGTATCAAAAGATATGCTTTTACGGtggagttaaaaaaatattacaagcTCACATTTACATAAAATCTAAGCTATCCCATATTTTTCCACCGAACAGAAGTAACGATCACTATTTTGATCTATATGGATTATGGACATATTCACTATCATGATTTTTAATGGAAACATTCATTCTCacgatttttaatttattttgaggTGGTTATTTTTATTAACCAAAAGTGAAGATGCATCACCAAAAGTGAAGGATAGATAATGAATATGTAAGAAAGTGAAGGCCAAGGTTTAGGAAGCAAGCagtgagaaagaaagagaagtgTACGTAGCTTAGTGGATGCCAGACTGATAAAACTTTAGAGTACACACCAAGGAACATGCCTATGGAGCATTCAGCGAGGTACATATCATACTTTCTGAGACAAAAAGGTAAGAACATTACAAACATAGAACTGGTTTTAGGTGTGAGAGAGCTTCTTGAGTATGATGAATGTTATGCTCAGCAACTTGGAATGTAAAATAATAAcatgaataaaaatgaaagtttTCTTATTAGTGAGATAAacctataattttaaataataataacaaaaacaaatgatgaatatatattaaaatcacTTTCAATTGAgaataaactaaatattttcttagtttttcattttttagttaTGTTTTGCTTTACTCTAACTTCATccaataaattatttgatatgaaGTGGTGTGTAACCAAAGTAAAAATTTGCTATAGAAGTATACTatttcattaatttataaaatactattttaaatattgttttaaaatatcatGAGAAAAATTCCtaacaaataattttgttaCTAAATAGCGTTCAAcaaaagttataataagttacaaaacaTAATCAGTAAAACACTAAAGTTTCTTTAATATTTCATTCCATATATAATTATGATCTGCAACAATTATATTCTAAAACATCTTTTTCCTgttaaattagaaaatattaactattatttatgatattaataaactatatatatagtattttaacGTTGAGGTTTacttattttatcaaattatattatatttgaaatgaTTTAGCCTGGAGATAGACTAATTCATTATCATGAAATAAATCATTTgtgtaaaaatgttttaaaaggtaaatattcttgaaataaatttagtattatttatttaaactttatatttaatatgtcaaattgaaatataaataatatatataatgtattatTACATTTTCTGAATTAGTTTTtgctaattttgtattttctacAGAATAGAGAATATGAAGTTTACTGTCATTTTAATTccaactaaaaatatttattataaacaaCAATATGATCTcagatttttttattggttatttGTCTATAATATCGTTTTCAATCTATAAAGATTTTAAATgcttcataaaattaatataaattcatataaaattgtttttatcataacttcccgcccgtagggcgggccacccctagtatgtatatatatatatatcctctaATTAATATAATGATGTTTTGGAGTGAAAAAAACGATAtgaaataactttttttttttaattttataacttgaAAGTTTAGGATTTAAAAGTCATTTTTCCCATTtagattttgatataattttttagaaattggTTATTTCTGGTTAGTTCAGTTAAATTTGATTGTCTTTGGTTAGATTTGGTTATTCtaattatttttgattattgttattttctttttgacaaCAAAAAACCATACTAAACTGAATTATTTACAAATCTACCTGAAGGGTCTTGTTCAAGCGTGGTTCGAGTCACACTGGAACTAGACTTGATAAAACAAATAAGGCAACGTGGTAGGGAGTCAAAGAGAAAAAGATGAACGCTCTAAGGGCTTTGAAGGTTCTTGAGATCTTGTTCTTTAGCATACCAAACTGGAATGACCTTGGTAAAGTGAGGGTAGACATCCAAGTTTTTGAAAGTATCGAGTTTACTCTTTGGAATGATTAGGTACATGGGATTCTAGTCCCCATTTAAACGGTCAAATTTATTCCACAAGCATTAATCCAAATGGACCAAATCTTACAAAAGCGAGAAAGGTAAGATAAAAACTCCAGAATATCAAACTACAAAGAAATTATTCCAAAAGCTCCATATACGGGGCAACAAACTTAAGCGACGAGAAAGGGTAGAACAGTGAGCATGAAGGCCTCGTAGTTGAAAGTAGCTGAGCCTGACAAGGCCGTATCCTTCTCCTTAAACTTCTCAGTCAGCCCCTGCAATTTATATTTCCATCAAACATCAAAACACTACTCTACACATTGTCTAACTAAAAATGTGATTCAAACAATGATAATAGTACTATACCTTAACAGTCAAACAGCACCTGCAACAATGGAACAAACCAGAATCAGTACTCTTCACAgaggaaaaacaagaaagtgataAAGTTTGAAATCAAATGAACATACTCGATGAAGTTGTCATATTCAATAGCTCTGTTCCTGCCTCCGCTCTTGTCAAACTTAGAGACGAGCAGATCCAAAACCACAGGAGACACTGAAAACCCGAGGCTCAAGAGTGCATCTCTCAGCTCATTCGTATCGATTTTACCGCTTCTGTCCTTATCAAACCTCTCAAATATagtctgagaaaaaaaaaaaaaaaacacaaaacaccACACAGTTTATATTAACTCCATAAAAGATTAACAAAACCATTGTCTTTTTATAACTTACCCTCCAACTCTGAAGACTGTAGAAAAGTGAAGTAAACTCTTTCGGTCCTGCAACGTCACACCATTATTAAACATCATTATAATACTCAAAATCAAAAAGATGATTATCTTCAACTTGAATTATAATAACCGTTAGGTACCAAAGATCAACACTTTGACCAAGATCAAGAAACTGACCGATCTTTCTGACGTTGCTGTTGGTGAAGAGATACATGAGGAGATGAACAGTTCTCATGCTGAAGCTCTGATTATACGAAGAGAGCGCCCCCTGAAGCTCCTTGTCGTCGATGAAGCCGCTCTGGTCCCGATCCGCCGCCTGGAAGCAAGTCACGATGTTCGGATCCGTACCCGGAGGAAACGCCGACGGGACCAGAGACGCGAACGGGCTTCCGTAACCAGCCtgctgaggaggaggaggaggagctccGTATCCTCCGCCGTGTCCCGACGGAGGAGCTCCGTAGCCGCCGTAACCACCAGACGATCCGTAGCCACCGGGAGATCCGTAAGCGGCCTGAGGCTTTTCTTTGTGCGGCTTGTGGTCTCCCGGAGGAGACGCGTAGGGAGCAGACGGTGGCGCGCCGTAAGGAGCGGAGGAAGGCGGAGGCTGAGAGCCGTAGGGGACGGCGTACGGTGAGGCAGCTGAGGATCCGTACGGTGGAGGATTACCGCCGGAGGATCCGTACGGTTGTTGCGGCGGTGGATTGCCGGAGGATCCGTAGGGTTGTTGCGGCGGTGGTGGGTTTCCGCCGTAACCGTAACCTTGGCTCGAAGGAGGGTAACCAGACATGGCGAAAGAAGAAAGCGTTCGGACAGATGAAAGAAGAGAAGTGGAGAAGTGGTTAATGCGATGTTTttggttatatattttattgtcaCGTCGGAATATTTATATCACCATGGGATAAGCTACACATGGCTTTATTATACGCGGTCTAAGAAGGGTGTAATCGTAATTAAAAAGATACGGTCTACGCGTGAGCGTGACGCGTCAGTTTTTGTTGCTGGTTGTACGTTCTTTGACACTTGGTCCTCCGTCGTCAGATCAGCTTTTCTGGCGGTCCCGGTTCGGTTCATAAAACGTTTTTATTTGAGTTTCCTTTGTAATTGTCTAATTGAAGTGTTTAACGTAATTTTGGTTCTTAAACTTTGACattgtaataaaaatatcttataattgCGAttacaatttaaatatttaacaataGAACTAAGAAGGATATGTAACACGtaaaagtttatttaatataaacatAGGAATTGGATTTAAGACAATTAAAAACCCCTAGTCCTGATAAAGAATGAATCTAGATTTTGGACCgattttttatttggttgataaACCTAATTTCTTACCTAATCCTGAAAAGAAATCAAAGTAGATAATCTTGACTTTTTGAGTAATAGTATAATAAGTTGATAACTCCAATATTTTTTCCCTTCGCAATGATGACAAACCAAAAATGTAACATAATTGCAATAATTTCAATCTGacaaaagaaagaataaaaattTACAATGGTTATTAAAATTAGTCaatctgtatattttttttgtttaattttttttaatctgtgttTTTATCAATCAATAATGATAAATCTAA comes from the Brassica rapa cultivar Chiifu-401-42 chromosome A01, CAAS_Brap_v3.01, whole genome shotgun sequence genome and includes:
- the LOC103847643 gene encoding uncharacterized protein LOC103847643 isoform X1, producing the protein MYSFRSYISRSSAVLPLLTPPPVTPPSLTSPARGPYSTFDTLRLGRSAQTIVARLIRLWDSRNIHKNGEFMGITILLLDEQDSVIHGFIPANRASQFRSCLKAGSIVRLDGFEVARIPHMYKITEHQFVIRFIPSTRIVEVLANAPVIRSDKFLVRCIDHLQVLANTNLELPDVVGEIRSVQGSDLQNDTATTRMVVRLLIEPTVTVNVSLWDEAASAFRGRLRDGDKSQSVMLLTSVNPKLFGGNLYLNSTQGTRFYFDTTLPEIAEFVSRVGATSAQVYSCVDTLEGIKKKELVSIKDLNSFISNSNEQTQEADFLCKARIVCVIPENGWSFVSCTGCHKK
- the LOC103847643 gene encoding uncharacterized protein LOC103847643 isoform X2 produces the protein MGITILLLDEQDSVIHGFIPANRASQFRSCLKAGSIVRLDGFEVARIPHMYKITEHQFVIRFIPSTRIVEVLANAPVIRSDKFLVRCIDHLQVLANTNLELPDVVGEIRSVQGSDLQNDTATTRMVVRLLIEPTVTVNVSLWDEAASAFRGRLRDGDKSQSVMLLTSVNPKLFGGNLYLNSTQGTRFYFDTTLPEIAEFVSRVGATSAQVYSCVDTLEGIKKKELVSIKDLNSFISNSNEQTQEADFLCKARIVCVIPENGWSFVSCTGCHKK
- the LOC103847667 gene encoding probable mediator of RNA polymerase II transcription subunit 37e; protein product: MVQEAEKYKSEDEEHKKKVKAKNALENYAYNMRNTLRDDKIGEKLPAADKKKIEDWVEEATQGLCGNQLAEADEFEDKMKELESVCNPIIAKMYQGTGGEAGGPTDDEAPPAAGPKIEEVD
- the LOC103847680 gene encoding probable calcium-binding protein CML49; translation: MSGYPPSSQGYGYGGNPPPPQQPYGSSGNPPPQQPYGSSGGNPPPYGSSAASPYAVPYGSQPPPSSAPYGAPPSAPYASPPGDHKPHKEKPQAAYGSPGGYGSSGGYGGYGAPPSGHGGGYGAPPPPPQQAGYGSPFASLVPSAFPPGTDPNIVTCFQAADRDQSGFIDDKELQGALSSYNQSFSMRTVHLLMYLFTNSNVRKIGPKEFTSLFYSLQSWRTIFERFDKDRSGKIDTNELRDALLSLGFSVSPVVLDLLVSKFDKSGGRNRAIEYDNFIECCLTVKGLTEKFKEKDTALSGSATFNYEAFMLTVLPFLVA